From Streptomyces yatensis, one genomic window encodes:
- a CDS encoding AAA family ATPase, which translates to MEAPYAPGSLIVLVGPPGAGKSTYARRHFPTGRLCLDDFRQMATDDAADQSATPTAAQIQNLLLEARLARGLTTVVDSTNVLPHVRAGLLARARYYQRPAVAILFELPLAICQARNTARTRQVPQDVVHELHQMTPTAEQLATEGFTNIRTVSLAQTPAHLGRTS; encoded by the coding sequence GTGGAAGCTCCGTATGCCCCGGGAAGTCTCATTGTCCTGGTCGGCCCGCCTGGAGCGGGCAAGTCCACCTACGCCCGCCGTCACTTCCCCACCGGCCGTCTGTGCCTGGACGACTTCCGCCAGATGGCGACCGACGACGCTGCCGACCAGTCGGCCACACCCACGGCAGCCCAGATCCAGAACCTCCTGCTGGAAGCCCGGCTCGCACGCGGGCTGACCACCGTCGTGGACAGCACCAACGTGCTGCCCCACGTCCGCGCCGGGCTCCTCGCCCGCGCCCGCTACTACCAGCGCCCCGCCGTGGCCATCCTCTTCGAACTGCCGCTGGCCATCTGCCAGGCACGCAACACCGCCCGCACCCGCCAGGTCCCGCAGGACGTGGTGCACGAGCTGCACCAGATGACCCCCACAGCCGAGCAGCTGGCTACCGAAGGATTCACCAACATCCGCACCGTCAGCCTCGCACAGACCCCGGCACACCTAGGGCGGACCTCATGA
- a CDS encoding DNA primase: MAQPTPIRRDDPAHNLLRTGLELAKTGVPVLPLRQGKVPFGNCRTCTGRPPACGGRPNMKAPGTCQCPAVCHAWAAATTDPIVITSPAWAPAWRQAVAVAYHPGGAGLTVVDLDNAAAVAWARQTLPVTRTVPTTRGEHWIYRGTMPSANQVRPGVDIKSRMAYARWLGPGNGTMTNLPSTVRALLGKEETTPARGAVVSSSPARAEWDRTVATGCRHTERYIRTGLQRGLDMVRSHTESGAGSQAFGVARFLTAQHTECPGPCGLDVIAGQIIAAAVSVGVPEAYAERAVTNGLNGLGAAT, translated from the coding sequence ATGGCCCAACCCACCCCCATCCGGCGAGACGACCCCGCCCACAACCTCCTGCGGACCGGGCTCGAACTGGCCAAGACCGGGGTGCCGGTGCTGCCGCTCCGCCAGGGCAAGGTGCCGTTCGGGAACTGCCGCACTTGCACAGGCCGCCCACCCGCCTGCGGTGGACGGCCCAACATGAAGGCACCCGGCACCTGCCAGTGCCCCGCCGTCTGCCACGCCTGGGCAGCCGCGACCACCGACCCCATCGTGATCACCTCCCCCGCATGGGCCCCGGCCTGGCGCCAGGCCGTCGCCGTCGCCTACCACCCGGGAGGCGCCGGGCTGACCGTGGTGGACCTGGACAACGCCGCTGCCGTCGCATGGGCCCGGCAAACCCTCCCGGTCACCCGGACCGTGCCGACCACACGCGGCGAGCACTGGATCTACCGAGGAACGATGCCCTCGGCCAACCAGGTCCGGCCCGGCGTGGACATCAAGTCGCGCATGGCCTACGCCCGCTGGCTCGGCCCCGGCAACGGCACCATGACCAACCTGCCGTCCACCGTCCGTGCCCTGCTGGGCAAGGAAGAGACCACCCCCGCCCGCGGCGCCGTGGTCTCTTCGTCTCCGGCCCGCGCCGAGTGGGACCGGACCGTGGCCACCGGGTGCCGGCACACCGAGCGGTACATCCGCACCGGGCTGCAACGCGGCCTCGACATGGTGCGCTCCCACACCGAATCAGGCGCCGGATCGCAGGCATTCGGCGTGGCCCGGTTCCTGACAGCCCAGCACACCGAGTGCCCCGGACCGTGCGGACTGGACGTCATCGCGGGCCAGATCATCGCCGCCGCCGTCTCGGTCGGCGTACCCGAGGCATACGCGGAACGAGCCGTCACCAATGGCCTCAACGGCTTGGGAGCGGCCACATGA
- a CDS encoding YfjI family protein: MTTPDTDLWAGFDEQAAEAVTGPVWDEPVPLAPQRALPAFPVDALPDWLADMVTAVAEETQTPADLAGCLALSVIATAAGGRATVCVRGRWREPVNLYTAVALDPGNRKSAVFALMTEPLMAAEKTLVELSGPARAEAETTARLAKAAADKAAAKAANAEPGLRDQLTAEAVELAQAAEDIKVPCKPQLVADDVTPENLATLLAEQEGRISVLSPEGGIFDIIAGRYSGTPNMEVFLKGHAGDMVRVNRQGRDAQHIEHPAVTMGLAVQPEVLESIGQIKGADGRGLLARFLYAQPESLVGRRNLEPDLIPDHVADTYTQRLSGLALAMAGWTDPAVLTLTPEADQVMLAYQKVTESRIGKGGSLAGIVKWASKRDGAVARIAGLLHLATHPDHGWARPIEAATLAAATRLGDYFTVHAQHVFDSMGADPAQEAAHQVLTHLTDARLTGFTKRDLFRGLPRGDFPAIADLDPALALLEEHGWIRQQPQPPRSGRGGRPPSPRYDTHPRLTRGA; encoded by the coding sequence ATGACGACACCCGACACCGATCTGTGGGCGGGCTTCGACGAACAGGCGGCTGAAGCCGTCACTGGGCCCGTGTGGGACGAACCGGTTCCCCTGGCCCCGCAGCGGGCGCTTCCGGCGTTCCCCGTGGACGCCCTGCCCGACTGGCTGGCCGACATGGTCACCGCCGTCGCCGAGGAGACCCAGACCCCGGCAGACCTGGCCGGATGCCTGGCCCTGTCCGTCATCGCCACGGCGGCCGGCGGCCGGGCCACGGTCTGCGTGCGGGGACGCTGGCGCGAGCCGGTCAACCTCTACACCGCCGTCGCCCTCGACCCCGGCAACCGCAAGTCCGCCGTCTTCGCCCTGATGACCGAACCGCTGATGGCGGCGGAGAAGACGCTCGTGGAGCTCTCCGGCCCGGCCCGCGCCGAGGCCGAGACCACCGCGCGCCTGGCCAAGGCCGCCGCCGACAAGGCCGCCGCCAAAGCCGCGAACGCCGAGCCGGGCCTGCGGGACCAGCTCACCGCCGAGGCCGTCGAACTCGCCCAGGCCGCCGAGGACATCAAAGTCCCCTGCAAGCCCCAGCTCGTCGCCGACGACGTGACCCCGGAGAACCTGGCCACCCTCCTGGCCGAGCAGGAGGGCCGCATCTCGGTCCTCTCTCCGGAGGGCGGCATCTTCGACATCATCGCCGGACGCTACAGCGGCACCCCCAACATGGAGGTCTTCCTCAAGGGACATGCCGGGGACATGGTGCGGGTCAACCGGCAGGGCCGCGACGCCCAGCACATCGAGCACCCCGCCGTCACCATGGGCCTGGCAGTCCAGCCCGAAGTGCTGGAGTCCATCGGTCAGATCAAGGGCGCGGACGGCCGCGGGCTGCTCGCCCGCTTCCTGTACGCCCAGCCCGAATCCCTCGTCGGCCGCCGCAACCTTGAGCCCGACCTCATCCCCGACCACGTCGCCGACACCTACACCCAGCGGCTCAGCGGCCTCGCGTTGGCCATGGCCGGATGGACCGACCCCGCCGTCCTCACCCTCACCCCCGAGGCGGACCAGGTGATGCTCGCCTACCAGAAGGTCACCGAGTCCAGGATCGGCAAGGGCGGCTCCCTGGCCGGGATCGTGAAGTGGGCCAGCAAGCGGGATGGAGCCGTGGCCCGCATCGCCGGGCTGCTCCACCTGGCCACCCACCCCGACCACGGCTGGGCCCGGCCCATCGAGGCCGCGACGCTGGCCGCCGCCACCCGCCTCGGGGACTACTTCACCGTCCACGCTCAGCACGTCTTCGACTCCATGGGCGCCGACCCCGCCCAGGAAGCAGCCCACCAGGTCCTCACCCACCTCACCGACGCCCGCCTCACCGGCTTCACAAAACGCGACCTCTTCCGGGGTCTGCCCCGTGGCGACTTCCCCGCCATCGCCGACCTCGACCCTGCCCTGGCGCTGTTGGAGGAACACGGCTGGATCCGCCAGCAGCCCCAGCCCCCGCGCTCCGGACGCGGCGGCCGGCCACCCTCCCCCCGCTACGACACCCACCCCCGCCTCACCCGAGGCGCCTGA
- a CDS encoding excisionase family DNA-binding protein codes for MDEYGTLTPSATDDPTLVLLTVEEAARRLRIGRTTCFALIRAGELESIPVGRLRRVPADAPAAYVARRRAQQRSA; via the coding sequence TTGGACGAATACGGGACCCTTACGCCCTCCGCCACCGACGATCCGACCCTGGTTCTCCTCACGGTCGAGGAGGCTGCCCGCCGACTTCGCATCGGCCGGACCACATGCTTCGCGCTCATCCGCGCCGGAGAGCTGGAGTCCATCCCGGTTGGCCGTCTCCGTCGTGTCCCCGCGGACGCGCCCGCCGCATACGTCGCCCGCCGCCGCGCCCAGCAGCGCAGCGCCTGA
- a CDS encoding tyrosine-type recombinase/integrase: MAEEKKKGTRRANGESAIYFGKDGRWHARVPMGYKDNGEPYRRHVTRPTRDELVDEVRRLEKERDAGSARQPGKPWTVEKWLWHWVENIAKPTVSENTYDGYEVAVRVHLVPGVGKHRLDRLQPEHLESLYRRMQAKGARKAGTAHQAHRTARTALGEAVRRGYAAKNAASLAKPPRMEEDETEVEPYSVEEVQALLLEANKRRNSARWMLALALGLRQGETLGLRWSDVDLGNEYLKLRRNRLRPRYEHGCPEASPCGRKAGYCPGKVQVRRETKNTKSRAGRRAVPLPGPLVAMLRAHAETQERERKAAGNLWVESDYVFTKPLGGPLSPNTDYHDWKRLLEDAGVRDARLHDARHTAATVLMLLGVPDRVIDQIMGWEPGTSASMRARYLHVPDAMLKDVARKIADAIWGPSETPAVDKNQDNEH, encoded by the coding sequence GTGGCAGAGGAAAAGAAGAAGGGCACCCGCCGCGCCAACGGCGAGTCCGCGATCTACTTCGGGAAAGACGGCCGTTGGCACGCCCGTGTGCCGATGGGCTACAAGGACAACGGGGAGCCGTACCGCCGACACGTGACGCGCCCGACGCGCGACGAACTGGTTGACGAAGTCCGGCGGCTGGAGAAGGAGCGCGACGCGGGTTCGGCGCGTCAGCCCGGCAAGCCGTGGACGGTCGAGAAGTGGCTTTGGCACTGGGTTGAGAACATCGCCAAGCCGACCGTCAGCGAGAACACGTACGACGGCTACGAGGTCGCCGTTCGCGTTCACCTGGTGCCCGGTGTCGGCAAGCACCGCCTTGACCGCTTGCAGCCCGAGCACCTGGAGAGTCTGTATCGCCGCATGCAGGCCAAGGGGGCGCGCAAGGCTGGTACGGCTCACCAGGCTCACCGCACCGCCCGAACCGCTCTGGGGGAGGCGGTACGGCGCGGCTACGCGGCAAAGAACGCCGCCTCGTTGGCGAAGCCGCCACGGATGGAGGAGGACGAAACAGAGGTAGAGCCCTACTCCGTGGAAGAGGTTCAAGCCCTGCTGCTCGAAGCCAACAAGCGTCGGAACAGCGCCCGCTGGATGCTGGCGCTGGCGCTCGGACTGCGACAGGGCGAGACGCTCGGACTGCGCTGGTCTGACGTTGACCTGGGCAACGAGTATCTGAAGTTGCGGAGAAACCGTCTGCGCCCCAGGTACGAGCACGGATGCCCGGAAGCCTCACCGTGCGGCAGGAAGGCGGGCTACTGCCCCGGCAAGGTGCAGGTCCGGCGCGAGACCAAGAACACCAAGTCCCGAGCGGGCCGGCGCGCCGTGCCCCTGCCGGGCCCGCTGGTCGCCATGCTCCGCGCACACGCCGAGACGCAAGAGCGCGAGCGCAAGGCGGCCGGGAACCTGTGGGTTGAGTCGGACTATGTGTTCACCAAGCCGCTCGGTGGCCCACTGAGCCCGAACACGGACTACCACGACTGGAAGCGGCTGCTGGAAGACGCGGGGGTTCGGGACGCCCGGCTGCACGACGCCCGGCACACGGCCGCCACCGTGCTCATGCTGCTCGGTGTCCCGGACCGCGTCATTGATCAGATCATGGGGTGGGAGCCGGGCACGTCCGCAAGCATGCGGGCGCGGTACCTCCACGTGCCGGACGCCATGCTCAAGGACGTGGCCCGGAAGATCGCAGATGCCATCTGGGGGCCCTCGGAAACGCCCGCTGTGGACAAAAACCAGGACAACGAGCACTGA
- a CDS encoding DNA polymerase III subunit gamma and tau, with the protein MSSLALYRRYRPETFAEVIGQEHVTGPLQQALRNNRVNHAYLFSGPRGCGKTTSARILARCLNCEKGPTPAPCGECQSCQDLARNGPGSIDVIEIDAASHGGVDDARELREKAFFGPASSRYKIYIIDEAHMVTSAGFNALLKVVEEPPEHLKFIFATTEPEKVIGTIRSRTHHYPFRLVPPGTLREYLGEVCGREAIPVEDGVLPLVVRAGAGSVRDSMSVMDQLLAGAADDGVTYAMATALLGYTDGSLLDSIVDAFAATDGAAAFEVVNRVIEGGNDPRRFVADLLERLRDLVILAAVPDAAEKGLIDAPADVVERMQAQASVFGGAELSRAADLVNEGLTEMRGATSPRLQLELICARVLLPAAFDDERSVQSRLERLERGALAGGLGGGAGAGAGGGGVAGAAGPGPAMGYVPGPDAHAPAAPPAAGPSGPAAARAAMAGGGAGQGQAPGGPGDAEASGGWPAGARPAADSGSGGAAEGGQQAGAPAAPVESGGGQRPGAWPSGAQPAAVEGGGSRPGAWPTASAPGSGASGGPGAGGAGGASGPSGGSDVGAGSGGGGASGGGAPARQPGGWPTATAPGQGGGPPAQTPAAPSTPSTPSPAASAGPSAPAQGAPSMAQGAVQVRQMWPDILEAVKNRRRFTWILLSQNATVAGFDGTTLQLGFSNAGARDSFVGGGSEDVLRQALQDAIGVQWRIEAIVDPSGGAGQQGGGPGGPAGPGGAGGSGGFGGGGGGGAAGGGFGGGGGFGGGSGPGGGGPGGGGQSAAPRQSAPRPAPASPPPAAPAAPSGAADAGPPPEAVAYREPAPPRIALEDDMPAEDDPDLDDTALSGHDLIVRELGATVIEEIVNE; encoded by the coding sequence GTGTCGTCCCTCGCGCTGTACCGCCGCTACCGCCCCGAGACCTTCGCCGAGGTCATCGGGCAGGAGCATGTCACCGGCCCGCTGCAGCAGGCGCTGCGCAACAACCGGGTCAACCACGCGTATCTCTTCAGCGGTCCCCGCGGGTGTGGCAAGACGACCAGTGCGCGCATCCTGGCCCGCTGTCTGAACTGTGAGAAGGGTCCCACTCCGGCGCCCTGCGGCGAGTGCCAGTCGTGCCAGGACCTCGCGCGGAACGGACCGGGGTCGATCGACGTGATCGAGATCGACGCCGCGTCCCACGGTGGTGTGGACGACGCCCGTGAGCTGAGGGAGAAGGCGTTCTTCGGCCCCGCGTCGAGCCGGTACAAGATCTACATCATCGACGAGGCCCATATGGTCACCTCGGCGGGGTTCAACGCCCTGCTGAAGGTGGTCGAGGAGCCCCCGGAGCACCTCAAGTTCATCTTCGCGACCACCGAGCCGGAGAAGGTCATCGGCACGATCAGGTCGCGTACGCACCACTATCCGTTCCGGCTCGTGCCGCCGGGGACGCTCCGCGAGTATCTGGGAGAGGTCTGCGGGCGGGAGGCGATCCCGGTCGAGGACGGGGTGCTGCCGCTGGTGGTGCGGGCCGGGGCCGGGTCGGTGCGGGATTCGATGTCGGTGATGGACCAGCTGCTCGCGGGCGCGGCCGACGACGGTGTGACGTACGCCATGGCCACCGCGCTGCTCGGTTATACGGACGGCTCGCTGCTCGACTCGATCGTGGACGCCTTCGCGGCGACCGACGGGGCGGCGGCGTTCGAGGTCGTCAACCGCGTGATCGAGGGGGGCAACGACCCCCGGCGGTTCGTCGCCGACCTGCTGGAGCGGCTGCGCGACCTGGTGATCCTCGCCGCCGTGCCGGACGCCGCGGAGAAGGGGCTCATCGACGCCCCGGCCGATGTGGTGGAGCGGATGCAGGCGCAGGCGTCGGTCTTCGGCGGCGCCGAGCTGAGCCGCGCGGCCGATCTGGTCAATGAGGGCCTTACGGAGATGCGCGGCGCCACCTCGCCGCGGCTGCAGCTTGAACTGATCTGCGCCCGGGTGCTGCTGCCCGCCGCCTTCGACGACGAGCGATCGGTGCAGTCGCGGCTGGAGCGGCTGGAGCGCGGGGCCCTCGCGGGCGGCCTGGGCGGTGGAGCCGGTGCTGGAGCCGGTGGCGGTGGCGTCGCCGGGGCGGCGGGGCCCGGGCCCGCCATGGGGTACGTACCGGGGCCCGACGCTCATGCTCCGGCAGCGCCCCCCGCCGCCGGGCCGTCCGGCCCGGCCGCCGCGCGTGCGGCGATGGCCGGGGGAGGGGCCGGCCAGGGGCAGGCCCCAGGGGGGCCGGGCGATGCCGAGGCATCCGGCGGGTGGCCCGCGGGTGCGCGGCCGGCCGCGGACAGCGGTTCGGGCGGCGCCGCAGAGGGAGGACAGCAGGCCGGTGCCCCGGCCGCGCCCGTGGAGAGCGGCGGTGGGCAGCGGCCCGGAGCATGGCCGTCGGGCGCCCAGCCCGCGGCGGTGGAGGGCGGGGGATCGCGACCCGGAGCTTGGCCTACCGCCTCGGCGCCTGGTTCCGGTGCGTCTGGTGGTCCCGGTGCAGGTGGTGCGGGCGGTGCGTCCGGGCCGTCTGGTGGTTCCGATGTCGGCGCTGGGTCCGGTGGTGGGGGTGCCTCCGGTGGTGGGGCGCCAGCTCGGCAGCCCGGTGGCTGGCCCACGGCCACCGCGCCGGGGCAGGGCGGCGGCCCACCTGCGCAGACGCCCGCGGCACCCTCCACACCTTCCACACCCTCGCCTGCCGCGTCCGCCGGCCCCTCCGCACCCGCGCAGGGTGCGCCGAGCATGGCGCAGGGCGCCGTGCAGGTGCGGCAGATGTGGCCGGACATCCTGGAGGCGGTCAAGAACCGCCGCCGCTTCACCTGGATCCTGCTGAGCCAGAACGCGACGGTGGCCGGTTTCGACGGCACCACCCTCCAGCTCGGCTTCTCCAACGCGGGCGCGCGCGACAGCTTCGTGGGCGGCGGCAGCGAGGACGTCCTGCGGCAGGCGCTCCAGGACGCCATCGGCGTGCAGTGGCGGATCGAGGCGATCGTCGACCCCTCGGGCGGCGCCGGACAGCAGGGCGGCGGCCCGGGCGGTCCGGCCGGCCCCGGTGGTGCGGGCGGTTCCGGTGGTTTCGGCGGAGGCGGCGGCGGTGGCGCCGCCGGCGGTGGCTTCGGCGGTGGCGGTGGCTTCGGTGGCGGGAGTGGCCCCGGTGGCGGCGGCCCCGGCGGCGGTGGCCAGTCCGCCGCGCCACGGCAGTCCGCGCCCCGGCCCGCTCCCGCCTCCCCGCCCCCGGCCGCCCCCGCCGCGCCGTCCGGGGCCGCGGACGCGGGCCCGCCCCCCGAGGCGGTGGCGTACCGGGAGCCCGCGCCTCCGCGGATCGCGCTGGAGGACGACATGCCGGCCGAGGACGATCCGGACCTGGACGACACCGCGCTGAGCGGGCATGACCTGATCGTTCGCGAGCTCGGTGCCACGGTGATCGAAGAGATCGTCAACGAGTAG
- a CDS encoding YbaB/EbfC family nucleoid-associated protein, producing the protein MIPGGGQPNMQQLLQQAQKMQQDLAAAQEELARTHVEGSAGGGLVKATVTGSGELQGLVIDPKAVDPEDTETLADLVVAAVRDANNAAQELQQQKLGPLAQGLGGMPGLPF; encoded by the coding sequence GTGATCCCCGGTGGTGGCCAGCCGAATATGCAGCAGTTGCTGCAGCAGGCTCAGAAGATGCAGCAGGACCTCGCCGCGGCCCAGGAGGAGCTGGCCCGGACTCATGTCGAGGGTTCCGCGGGCGGTGGCCTGGTGAAGGCGACCGTGACCGGTTCCGGTGAGTTGCAGGGCCTGGTCATCGACCCCAAGGCCGTGGATCCTGAGGACACGGAGACCCTCGCGGATCTGGTCGTCGCGGCCGTCCGTGACGCCAACAACGCCGCGCAGGAGCTCCAGCAGCAGAAGCTCGGCCCGCTTGCCCAGGGGCTGGGCGGTATGCCCGGGCTCCCGTTCTGA
- the recR gene encoding recombination mediator RecR, whose amino-acid sequence MYEGVVQDLIDELGRLPGVGPKSAQRIAFHILQAEPTDVRRLAHALTQVKEKVRFCAVCGNVAEAEQCRVCQDPRRDPAIICVVEEPKDVVAIERTREFRGRYHVLGGAISPIEGVGPDDLRIRELLGRLADGTVTELILATDPNLEGEATATYLARMIKPMGLKVTRLASGLPVGGDLEYADEVTLGRAFEGRRLLDV is encoded by the coding sequence GTGTACGAGGGCGTGGTCCAGGACCTCATCGACGAGTTGGGCAGGCTGCCCGGCGTCGGTCCCAAGAGCGCGCAGCGGATCGCCTTCCACATCCTGCAGGCCGAGCCCACCGACGTCCGCCGCCTCGCGCATGCGTTGACGCAGGTCAAGGAGAAGGTGCGGTTCTGTGCGGTGTGCGGGAACGTCGCCGAGGCCGAACAGTGCCGCGTCTGCCAGGACCCCCGCCGCGACCCCGCGATCATCTGCGTGGTCGAGGAACCGAAGGACGTCGTCGCGATCGAGCGGACGCGTGAGTTCCGGGGCCGCTATCACGTGCTCGGCGGGGCGATCAGCCCCATCGAGGGCGTGGGTCCGGACGATCTGCGGATCAGGGAACTGCTGGGGCGGCTCGCGGATGGGACGGTCACAGAGCTCATCCTGGCCACCGATCCGAATCTGGAGGGCGAAGCCACCGCCACGTACCTCGCGCGCATGATCAAGCCCATGGGTTTGAAGGTCACTCGCCTGGCCAGCGGCCTCCCTGTCGGTGGAGACCTGGAGTACGCCGACGAGGTCACGCTGGGTCGTGCCTTCGAAGGGAGAAGACTTCTCGATGTCTGA
- a CDS encoding DUF5063 domain-containing protein: MSDATLHDAHPDPDDFAVQISDQIESFIVAVTEVAKGDEPDSAVPFLLLELSQLLLAGGRLGAHEDFVPDERYEPDVGPEPDVDELRERFAVLLEPVDIYSEVFDPYVPRSQPVACRISDDLAGIITDLRHGMAHYREGRISEALWWWQFSYLSNWGTTASAALRALQSLVAHVRLDSPLDELDGLDTDSNAGGDEQLAEEAGRVMAAEIAGPLGLRSGPR, from the coding sequence ATGTCTGACGCAACGCTGCACGACGCCCACCCGGACCCGGACGACTTCGCGGTCCAGATCTCCGACCAGATCGAGAGCTTCATCGTCGCGGTCACCGAAGTCGCCAAGGGGGACGAGCCGGACAGCGCTGTGCCGTTTCTGCTCCTCGAGCTGTCCCAGCTGCTCCTCGCGGGCGGCCGGCTCGGCGCGCACGAGGACTTCGTTCCGGACGAGCGGTACGAACCGGATGTCGGCCCGGAGCCGGACGTCGACGAGCTGCGTGAGCGATTCGCCGTGCTGCTGGAGCCGGTGGACATCTACTCGGAGGTCTTCGACCCGTACGTGCCGCGCAGCCAGCCCGTGGCCTGCCGGATCTCCGACGATCTCGCCGGGATCATCACCGATCTGCGGCACGGGATGGCGCACTACCGCGAGGGCCGGATCAGCGAGGCGCTGTGGTGGTGGCAGTTCTCGTACCTCTCCAACTGGGGGACGACCGCCTCGGCGGCCCTGCGCGCCCTGCAGTCGCTGGTCGCGCACGTACGGCTGGACAGCCCGCTGGACGAGCTGGACGGCCTGGACACGGACAGCAACGCGGGCGGTGACGAGCAGCTCGCGGAGGAGGCCGGCCGGGTCATGGCGGCGGAGATCGCGGGACCGCTCGGTCTGCGCTCGGGGCCGCGCTGA
- a CDS encoding aspartate kinase produces MGLVVQKYGGSSVADAEGIKRVAKRIVEAKKNGHQVVVVVSAMGDTTDELIDLAEQVSPIPTGREFDMLLTAGERISMALLAMAIKNLGHEALSFTGSQAGVITDAVHNKARIIDVTPGRIRDALELGAVAIVAGFQGVSQKSKDITTLGRGGSDTTAVALAAALDAEVCEIYTDVDGVFTADPRVVKKARKINEIPYEDMLELAASGSKVLHLRCVEYARRYNIPIHVRSSFSGHQGTWVRNRPEAGEGEEGMEQAIISGVAHDTSEAKVTVVGVPDKPGEAAAIFRTISDAEINIDMVVQNVSAASTGLTDISFTLPKTDGHRAMEALTKAKSLIGFDSLRYDDQIAKISLIGAGMRTNPGVTATFFEALSNAGVNIELISTSEIRISVVTRADDVKDAVVAVHSAFGLDSDSDEAVVYGGTGR; encoded by the coding sequence GTGGGCCTTGTCGTGCAGAAGTACGGAGGCTCCTCCGTTGCCGATGCCGAAGGCATCAAGCGGGTCGCCAAGCGAATCGTGGAAGCCAAGAAGAACGGCCACCAGGTGGTCGTCGTGGTCTCCGCGATGGGCGACACGACGGACGAGCTGATCGATCTCGCCGAGCAGGTATCCCCGATTCCTACTGGGCGCGAGTTCGACATGCTGCTGACCGCGGGAGAGCGGATCTCCATGGCCTTGCTGGCCATGGCGATCAAAAACCTCGGTCACGAGGCGCTGTCGTTCACCGGCAGCCAGGCGGGAGTCATCACCGACGCGGTTCACAACAAAGCACGGATCATCGACGTCACGCCGGGTCGCATCCGTGACGCGCTCGAGCTGGGCGCGGTCGCGATCGTCGCGGGCTTCCAGGGCGTGTCCCAGAAGAGCAAGGACATCACCACCCTCGGCCGGGGCGGTTCGGACACCACGGCGGTCGCGCTGGCCGCGGCCCTGGATGCCGAGGTGTGCGAGATCTACACCGATGTGGACGGCGTGTTCACCGCCGATCCGCGCGTGGTGAAGAAGGCTCGCAAGATCAACGAGATTCCGTACGAGGACATGCTGGAGCTCGCCGCGAGCGGTTCCAAGGTGCTGCACCTGCGCTGCGTGGAGTACGCGCGCCGGTACAACATCCCCATCCACGTACGGTCGTCTTTCTCCGGCCACCAGGGCACCTGGGTGCGCAACCGGCCGGAAGCGGGAGAAGGAGAAGAAGGCATGGAGCAGGCGATCATCTCCGGGGTCGCGCACGACACGTCCGAGGCCAAGGTCACGGTCGTCGGGGTGCCGGACAAGCCGGGTGAGGCCGCGGCCATCTTCCGCACCATCTCCGACGCCGAGATCAACATCGACATGGTGGTGCAGAACGTCTCCGCCGCGTCGACCGGGCTGACCGACATCTCCTTCACCCTGCCGAAGACGGACGGCCACCGGGCGATGGAGGCGCTGACCAAGGCGAAGTCGCTGATCGGCTTCGACTCGCTGCGCTACGACGACCAGATCGCCAAGATCTCCCTGATCGGTGCCGGAATGCGCACCAACCCGGGGGTCACCGCGACCTTCTTCGAGGCGCTGTCGAACGCCGGGGTCAACATCGAGCTGATCTCGACCTCCGAGATCCGCATCTCGGTCGTCACCCGCGCCGACGATGTGAAGGACGCGGTGGTCGCCGTGCACAGCGCCTTCGGCCTGGACAGCGACAGCGACGAAGCGGTGGTTTACGGAGGGACTGGCCGATGA